The DNA segment CTGCTGTTGCAGGCGTTACAGGGTGGTGGCGGCCTTGAACCGGGGCTGGCCGATCGCTTGCTGGCGCAAACCCAGGAGGCGCTGTCCCGTCAGGAAATGCTGGGCGCGCCGCCGGTTCTGCTGGTGAACCACGCGCTACGCCCGCTGCTGTCGCGCTTTTTACGCCGGAGTTTGCCGCAGCTGGTGGTGTTGTCGAACATGGAGCTTTCTGATAATCGCAACATCCGTATGACGGCGACAATTGGAGGGAAATAATGCGTAAATTACTCGGTTTATTGTTATTTCCGCTGGCGGTACAGGCCGCCGGAGAAGGGGCGTGGCAGGCCAGCAGTATCGGCATTACCCTGAACCATCGTGGGGTGTCGGCGTCGTCTGCTCCATTGTCGTCAGGCCAGCCGGTGTCCGGTTTAATGACGCTGGTCGCCTGGCGCTATGAACTGAATGGCCCGACGCCGGCGGGGCTTCGGGCGCGTTTGTGTTCACAGTCCCGTTGCGTGGAGCTGGACGGACAGAGCGGAACCACCCACGGGTTCGCGAATGTGCCTGCCGCTGAACCGTTGCGCTTCGTGTGGGAGGTGCCGGGCGGCGGGCGACTGATTCCCGCATTAAAAGTGCAGCGTAATCAGGTGATTGTAAACTATCGTTAACTCCCCCGCGCCAACAGCAGCCAGCAGACAACGTGCTGGCTGCCTCACAATTTTGACCCCATCTTTTGATTCAATAGAAACGCTGTTTTATAAATCGGTGACGCGCGTTGCCAGACTCTTTGTATTTTTGCCATCTC comes from the Citrobacter koseri ATCC BAA-895 genome and includes:
- the flhE gene encoding flagellar protein FlhE — protein: MRKLLGLLLFPLAVQAAGEGAWQASSIGITLNHRGVSASSAPLSSGQPVSGLMTLVAWRYELNGPTPAGLRARLCSQSRCVELDGQSGTTHGFANVPAAEPLRFVWEVPGGGRLIPALKVQRNQVIVNYR